From one Coffea eugenioides isolate CCC68of chromosome 11, Ceug_1.0, whole genome shotgun sequence genomic stretch:
- the LOC113754290 gene encoding bidirectional sugar transporter N3-like, with protein MASFGSDHHRWVFAFGVLGNLVSIIAYLGPLPTFYRIYREKSTMGYESLPYVVALSSAMLWMYYALLKPATLLITINSVGCIIETLYILFYILYASKQARKHTIKLVGMLNVGLICAIFVVTNFALKEVSVRIMVVGWICVAFSVSVFAAPLSIVSQVVRTRNAEFMPVALSATLTLSAVMWFFYGFLKADVCVTVPNIMGFFLGVLQMMLYVIYRKPKPLVAEKKVPEHVINIVMLCNSDVHPLDSQTSSNCDVNSTADADADENEDEKKDEETVSAVADEPCSSQAQVHLDSPALVVCSAA; from the exons ATGGCTTCGTTTGGCTCTGACCACCACCGTTGGGTGTTTGCCTTCGGGGTCTTAG GCAACTTGGTTTCCATCATCGCATACCTTGGCCCGTT GCCGACGTTCTATCGGATCTACAGAGAAAAATCAACGATGGGATATGAGTCGCTACCGTATGTGGTAGCACTTTCCTCCGCCATGCTCTGGATGTACTACGCACTCCTTAAACCTGCAACTCTTCTCATCACCATCAACTCAGTGGGATGCATTATCGAGACCCTTTACATCTTGTTTTATATTCTTTACGCCTCAAAACAGGCCAGG AAACATACGATCAAGCTAGTAGGTATGCTGAACGTGGGGTTAATCTGCGCAATTTTTGTGGTCACAAACTTTGCGCTGAAGGAAGTATCAGTTCGTATCATGGTTGTTGGATGGATTTGTGTTGCTTTCTCTGTGTCTGTTTTTGCAGCACCTCTCAGCATTGTG TCTCAAGTAGTCCGAACTCGCAATGCTGAATTTATGCCGGTCGCCTTGTCTGCAACCCTTACATTGAGTGCAGTCATGTGGTTTTTCTATGGATTCCTCAAAGCGGATGTGTGTGTTACG GTTCCAAATATTATGGGGTTCTTTCTAGGAGTCCTTCAAATGATGTTGTACGTCATCTATCGAAAGCCCAAGCCCCTTGTGGCTGAGAAAAAAGTACCAGAGCACGTAATCAACATAGTAATGTTGTGCAACTCTGACGTGCATCCACTTGATTCTCAAACAAGTAGCAATTGCGACGTCAACTCTACTGCTGATGCTGATGCTGatgaaaatgaagatgaaaagAAGGATGAAGAAACTGTTTCGGCAGTGGCAGATGAACCCTGCAGCAGCCAAGCCCAAGTGCACCTCGATTCTCCTGCATTGGTTGTTTGTTCTGCAGCTTAG